Proteins from a single region of Thermoplasmata archaeon:
- a CDS encoding transcriptional regulator, producing MRQEVKVIRDPETIEVALEETRRKILSLLSVNNMTVSQLVDILEKDQSTIYRHIEKLLSAGLIYVAGERKKSHIPEKVYARTASVFLLSPDLEEKKESHVHLEFRKHQAENLAKIFYGMGIMKRLDGEAGERLLRFIERSEIQIAQLLEKIPPDISLSPQGAWRLKTILILYAIMHDRNFHEETMKFFEENFV from the coding sequence ATGCGACAGGAAGTCAAAGTGATAAGAGACCCTGAAACAATAGAGGTTGCACTTGAAGAGACCCGCAGGAAAATTCTATCGCTGCTCTCTGTGAATAACATGACTGTGTCCCAGCTTGTGGACATTCTTGAGAAAGACCAATCCACAATTTATAGGCACATAGAGAAATTATTGTCTGCGGGGCTTATTTATGTGGCTGGTGAGCGAAAAAAGAGCCATATCCCTGAAAAAGTTTATGCAAGAACTGCTAGCGTTTTCCTCCTCTCACCCGACCTTGAGGAAAAGAAGGAAAGTCATGTTCATCTTGAATTCAGAAAGCACCAAGCAGAAAATCTGGCCAAAATCTTCTATGGGATGGGAATTATGAAGAGATTGGACGGGGAGGCAGGGGAGAGACTTCTCCGTTTTATCGAGCGAAGCGAGATTCAGATTGCCCAGTTATTAGAAAAAATCCCCCCCGATATTTCGCTTTCACCCCAAGGAGCATGGCGTCTGAAGACCATTCTAATCCTTTACGCAATCATGCATGATAGAAATTTTCATGAGGAAACGATGAAGTTTTTTGAGGAGAATTTTGTTTAG
- a CDS encoding 4-phosphopantoate--beta-alanine ligase, translating into MQIPKSHPRYVSLLLREKIIEGWKEGVVADAGLLAHGRGEAFDYLIGESTQPFAILAMKYALHRMKRAKNSVISVNGNVCALCPKEVVELAKATNSKLEINLFYRTEARVQKIAEKLREAGAVEIYGVNPDASIPGLEHARALCSREGMYAADVVFVPLEDGDRVEALKKMGKFVIALDLNPLSRTARSADVTIVDNVVRAIPKMLEMLKNGENLEVEGYDNNAVLNEARQRIWKVLSKL; encoded by the coding sequence ATGCAAATCCCAAAGAGCCATCCAAGGTATGTCTCGCTCCTCCTAAGAGAGAAGATAATAGAGGGCTGGAAGGAGGGAGTGGTTGCCGATGCTGGGTTGCTTGCCCATGGGAGAGGTGAAGCATTCGACTATCTTATTGGTGAGAGCACCCAGCCATTTGCAATCCTCGCCATGAAGTATGCCCTTCACAGGATGAAGAGGGCGAAAAATTCTGTAATATCGGTTAACGGGAATGTATGTGCGCTTTGTCCCAAGGAAGTTGTGGAACTGGCTAAAGCTACAAATTCCAAGCTGGAAATCAATCTTTTCTATCGCACGGAGGCAAGGGTGCAGAAAATTGCTGAGAAATTGAGGGAGGCAGGAGCGGTTGAAATTTATGGTGTTAATCCAGATGCAAGCATTCCAGGGTTGGAGCATGCGAGGGCTCTCTGTTCTAGGGAAGGAATGTATGCCGCAGATGTTGTGTTTGTTCCACTGGAAGATGGAGACAGAGTTGAGGCATTGAAAAAGATGGGAAAGTTTGTAATTGCGCTTGACCTCAATCCGCTTTCTAGAACGGCAAGAAGTGCTGATGTGACCATAGTTGACAATGTGGTGAGGGCTATCCCGAAAATGCTGGAGATGTTGAAGAATGGAGAAAATCTGGAAGTTGAGGGGTATGATAACAACGCAGTGCTGAATGAGGCAAGGCAAAGAATCTGGAAAGTGCTTTCAAAACTCTAA